The following coding sequences lie in one Arachis stenosperma cultivar V10309 chromosome 5, arast.V10309.gnm1.PFL2, whole genome shotgun sequence genomic window:
- the LOC130982895 gene encoding heavy metal-associated isoprenylated plant protein 22-like, whose product MGFLDNIPECFGAYSTKIKKKRMPKQTVNIRVKMDCEGCVRKVSDALEDLEGVESVDVNKKQQRVTVTGYVDPEEVLKEVNNTGKKADVWPFVPYNLVTFPYVREAYDIKAPTGFVRNVPQALGDPKSPEMKLMTFFNDDNPNACSVM is encoded by the exons atggggtTTCTTGATAATATTCCAGAATGTTTCGGTGCTTACTCAACTAAGATTAAGAAGAAACGCATGCCCAAGCAG ACAGTTAATATCAGGGTGAAAATGGACTGTGAAGGCTGTGTCAGAAAAGTTTCAGATGCGTTGGAGGACTTGGAAG GGGTGGAATCCGTGGATGTAAACAAAAAGCAGCAAAGGGTAACGGTGACTGGATACGTTGATCCAGAAGAGGTGTTGAAAGAAGTGAACAACACAGGAAAGAAAGCTGATGTTTGGCCATTTGTTCCGTACAACTTAGTGACTTTTCCATATGTTCGTGAGGCTTATGACATCAAAGCTCCTACTGGTTTCGTCAGGAACGTGCCTCAGGCACTCGGTGATCCCAAGTCTCCTGAAATGAAGCTTATGACCTTCTTCAATGATGATAACCCAAATGCATGTTCAGTCATGTAA